The nucleotide sequence TAATGTCAGAATATGAGCCGAAAAATACGCAACAGCCAGAAGGAGGTGGACAGCTATCCCAGCAGCGGGCGCGGCTTCGTTCACGTCTGCCCCCACTGTGGACGCAGCATGGAGCTGTGTGACACGCGCGACGGAGATCAGGCTTACTTTTGCCATGTCTGTCAGAAGGGCCACCGCGCAGGCAGCCCGCCGCTGCTGGCCTTTCGCCCGGAAGAGGCGAGCTGACACCCGCCGCGCCGCTACACTCGGGGCATGTCGCTGCTGATCCTCACGCCCCACAGTTCCGGTCAACTTCCCGCCTCGGTGCTGCATCAGATGCTCGGAGAGCGCGTGTACGACAGCACGACCCGCGAGGACTTGCAGCGCCGCATCTTTCTGGACGGTGACCCGTACACCGAACTGCTGTTTCTGGTGCCCGGCGCACGCACGCTGAACGCGCCCTGGAGCCGCTTCGTGGTTGATCTGAACCGCGAACGCAGTGACAGCAGCGATAACGGCGTGGTCAAGCGCACCGGGTTTGACCGAAACGCGTTGTACCCGGCGGGCGCGGCGCTGGATGCCGAAGACCGCCTGAGACGCTACTGGGACAGCTTCGATGCCCAGGTCGGCGCGGAACTACAGGGCGGTGACGTGCGCCTGATGATCGTCGGGCACAGCATGGCCCCGCACGGCCCGGCA is from Deinococcus ruber and encodes:
- a CDS encoding N-formylglutamate amidohydrolase, yielding MSLLILTPHSSGQLPASVLHQMLGERVYDSTTREDLQRRIFLDGDPYTELLFLVPGARTLNAPWSRFVVDLNRERSDSSDNGVVKRTGFDRNALYPAGAALDAEDRLRRYWDSFDAQVGAELQGGDVRLMIVGHSMAPHGPALGPDQGKPRPAVTLMVGEGQRATFPPEQVQALQAAAQASFAGVLSSAEVSRVAVNDPWTTDDLSLRYHQAAGVPAFGVEFNAGLYLSEQGQPRDERIQALNAGLRDFAARALALVGG